Part of the Lotus japonicus ecotype B-129 chromosome 6, LjGifu_v1.2 genome, accttGCCTACTGGAGCATCTTCAACCCGTCCAGATCCCTCCTCTCCTACCCCTTGTCAACGGGTAGCTTGGTCTCTCCCAGATCACAACTAAATTGGTTGTGGGCTTGTGGCTTGCTAGTTCGGAAGGTGTGTACTCCGTTTGATCAGCGTTTCTCACTCTATAAGGAACAGATGCAGTGGAAACTAAGGAAGCTTTTAATGTCCTTTGGGGCGTTCCAGCTCCGTCGAATGCAGTGGCTTTTGCGTGGACGGTTCTGCACGATAGAATCCAATTGAGGGTCAATCTGAGAGGGATGAATGTGCCTTATACCTCAGAGCAAGAAGCGCTCTGCCCTTTTTGTGCCAAATCTGAGGAATCGACTACTCATGTGTTGTTCTCGTGTTATGTTGCCTGGCGTGTTACGACTGGTTGAGCTTCTCAATTGTTAATCCATTAGGGGGGAAGGAGTACTTTCTGCAACATGTTTCTCAGTGctggaataaaaataaaaaaacagggGGCTTGGGTGTTGTGGATATCTGTTATATGGTTAATTTGGAACCATAGGAATGATTGCATATTCAGAAACGAATCTGTTCAGGTTGAGAATGTGTTGGAGCAGTTGCAGTTTAAATCGTGGCTCTGGATGAGGGGTAGAATTAAAGGATTTGGTTGCTCCCTATACGAATGACAGGTACATTCCCATCACTTCATCTCCAAGCTTTAGCAGGTTCTGGACAAAGATATAAGGACAGCGTTGAGGCCTATTCTCTCTCGTTTATGTCTGATCCCTCCGCTGCATCTGTTATCAGAGTGAGACAGAAACAGTTTTCTGCATTGGATGGCATTGCGTGATGGATCCTACATTAGCAGGTCTCACTGGACTTATAGGCCTAGGATTTCTAATGGCTTTGCTTCCTAGTTTTGAGACTTTTGTTTTTCTGGTATTGTTGGGTTACAGAGTTTGTTTTGTAGATGCTAGGCACTGCCTCTTGTTAATTCTAGTGGGTGAATTCTCTGATATCTCTGTTTTTGTCCAGTTAGTTGTTGGCTCTTGTGCTAACTTTAACTATCTCACATGTATTTGGTTGAAGTATCCATAGTATTTCTTTTTATATCAATTTtagcttatctaaaaaaaaatgtgttttttgcTTTTTTAAGTAAGTGAAGAATATGTTAAGTGTAATTGCATAAATAACATTGTATATATTTAGTGTTTAAGTAGGCTTGTAGGTCAGACCTTATAATAGGTCAAATAAGGCCTTAAACTTAATTCAGCTTGTTGAAAGGGTAGAGGCCAAGGTTGAGCCATAAAAAGAGACGGCAGGGCAGATTTAAACCACGTAAAAATTAGTTTGGCTTCGCTTACTTCCACCTCTAATCGAGTAGTATGTAAGGACTATGGTATCCGCATATTCACCTTCAAAATCTTGTTTACATTTTACGTTTTTCTTTACTGATAACACAAACCAATACAATAATTAAAGGGCAAAGACCTAAAAGATCCCCATGTCATCAACAACAAGGAGCAGAAGAGAAAAAACAACAATATCGGAGCAATGTTCGAGGTGATCAACCTATATATCAGGAACCTATTAGGAGGCGACACTTGGAGTCTCTTCATTGTTAACCATCTCCTTAATTCATCCTTAATTATACGTTTGTATACGGTTCACACTGTCCAGGTGAAGTAATATAGCTTAAATTCTTCAAGCTTAGCTAACTTGCATTATGCAATATATGCCTTAATTGACCAACAAAATAAGTCAGATGATTAATTATTCCTTCAAAACtaattgaaattaaatttagttgtttcctttttcttgtcctctttattttcttcaatACAATTTATAcaaatatgaaattttagtaACAAAGAAAGCTAGCTAGTCATCTCTTAGAAATATGCCTTTGAGCCTAGCTAGCTAGTACATGAACCATGCAATCAGATGTTCAATTCTCTCCATAACAATATAGCACCCACATTTTGTGACAAACCATTTATCGCTTCATCAAGTATTCACAGCGGCCGAGGAGATTAATCATTGTTTCTGGGTACATacattggaaaaaaatacaaaagtgcATTGAAATATAAGAGTAATTATTAGAAGTGCATTAtattctgtcaaaaaaaaattataaaaagtgcATATAAATATAatctccaaaaaaaattatcacactatgataattcatttttttataggttaatgttaattgttagtaaattagttcttttACTAGGTTTGAATCCTCGGTTCATAAACCATATTAATTAACCGCTCATCACCAAAAAGCACATGTAAATAAATTGCGTTAACTTTTTAGTATATAGGTAGTGTTTTACCGATATATGattttttgtttaaattaacAAGAAAGATAAAACTTATGTACTATTTTTTTGGTGGTTTAATTTGTTTTGTTGCCTAATAAAAAACTCAGCTGGGCCACTAACTTAATATTGATAATCTCTCCTGAACAACTATTTttcacatttcaaaaaaaaataatatttttcagtCCACGTGTCTTACTTTAATTGGACTATAGTAAAAACTACACACATTGTACTGCACCTAAATTTTATCCTTAAAAAAACACGCTATTAATTAATCTCTATTAAATCAGTCTTaagtttaattttgttttgCATGTTAAACACATAGCGTGTAGCAAAGTTGGGTCAATATGTAGAAGTCCTTAATTAACACACATACATGATACATTTATGGCAATTGCAAATTAAGTACCCTTTGCTTGTCCTAGCAGCATGcctaaatttaattacctgATCAGGAGCCGTCCATATGTTGGTGATGGATGCTGCAAAGTCACAATTACCCTTTGACTTAACCAGCCATCCACATGATGACATGAACATGCAATCATCATGTAtaaaaaatcatgaaattaaCAAAGTGTGTTATATCATTATAGACCTAATTAACCTGAAAAAAGGAAGTTTGAATGGGATAATATTGGATTGCTGAAGTTATATAACTACCTTAAGCTTTTCAAGGTCAAAGAATATAAAACACACTAGAATTTAACTCTACTCTTCCAACTGCATTATGCATGCAATCTCCTAAGCTTTCACCACCTTTGCGGCGCCAACTTCTCTCACCACTTGTTATATATAAACCCTTCACCTTCCCCTTCATTTTCTACCACCCAACAACTTTTCAAAGAAACAAACAAATAGAGAAAACAATACATTCTCTCCTCTCTGAATCCTTCAAGTCTCTAGCTAGCTCTTGCAAGAGACAAAGTCATGGGGTTCCTTAAAGCGATATTCGTCATAACAATAACCATGGCTTTGTCCATTGCAGCACTCGTCACAATGAAAAACATCACCACAACCAAAGAGGAATCAGCAAAACCATTCCTACCTTCAGACTCACAACCACTAATGGCTCATGAGAAGAACACACTCCTTCCTTCAAAGAGGGTGAGTCGGTTCCTCGCTCAAAAGCCAGCCTATCCTTACCCTTATCCTGATGCTTCCAATTATCCGGTCGTCCATTGCCAGAAGGACAACGAGATTTGCGCCTCATTGAGCAACAGCTATTACAACTCCACTTGCTGCAACAACAAGTGCATGGATGTGAGCTATGACAAGCATAATTGTGGTGCGTGCAAGAAGAAGTGCAAGTACACCACCACATGTTGTAGAGGCCAATGTGTTGACATCAACTTTGACAAGAGGCATTGTGGCGGTTGCAACAACCGCTGCGAAACTGGTCAGTACTGTACCTATGGAATGTGCGGTTACGCTTGAGGACTCAGATCATTCAGTGTGACatatatctatctatttatATATAGTCTTTTATTATATGAGGTTTGTGATTTATTAAAAAAGATTCAATAAAGTAAACCACATTTTTGGTGGTTCTTAAAATTACACCAATAGCATATAGTGCTAGCTGCTTAAATTTGCAGTCTTCCAAGTGTTTCAAAATAAATGCTGTGATATTCCTAtaattaactcaaaaataaatacATGTATCTATTATCGGTCACAAATTATGCGATGTTTTgtaattatttttcttatgtTCTAGTTGGTATAATGTGAATGTTTATTGGTTGGATGTATGCAAGGGTATCAAAGCATTCGGTAAATTTGCTTGTAAAAATGTGACAACCACAGTTTGAGGAAAAAAAAGTCCAATATCAAGGtagattttataataaataattaaagttCATGGATCTGAAAACTTAACATTAAAACTAACATTTTGTCCAGCAAATGGATGCAACATTTAGTAAACGACGACTTAAATTAATTGTTCCTGAAAAATGAAGTTATATTTAGATTACAAGCTAATTAAAGTGACTAGATTGCTCGGGGTCTTCCTCACACGTCGCTTGCGTTCACAAGGATGC contains:
- the LOC130723535 gene encoding stigma-specific STIG1-like protein 1; protein product: MGFLKAIFVITITMALSIAALVTMKNITTTKEESAKPFLPSDSQPLMAHEKNTLLPSKRVSRFLAQKPAYPYPYPDASNYPVVHCQKDNEICASLSNSYYNSTCCNNKCMDVSYDKHNCGACKKKCKYTTTCCRGQCVDINFDKRHCGGCNNRCETGQYCTYGMCGYA